AAGCTCTGTGACATGTATATACATTATGATCTTTTTTGACATCAAGTGGATCAAGGCAATAACCTTGCCTAGTAATTCATGCAACGATAATTTTAGAAATTGACTTACTAttggttgttgtttttgttgcagtTTTCCAAGTGTCATTCTTATGTTCCGGTAAAAAGGCAGGCGAAGTTGATATGACAGTTGAACTGAACTACACTAAAGTTCAATCTGGCATAGTCAAGACTGAAGACCAGAGAACATTTAGAATGGTCATTAGAAGAGaatgtttgaaatttaaagGTACATGTTTAAAAGGGTACTTTACTAGTAATGTACAGTACAGGCTGCTGGAATAGCAGCACTTACATGTGCGTAAATGTGAGCAATGTGGCTGATTTACACGCAAAATACACATGCAAAACGCAAGTGTAAATATTTACACAAGCTTTACACGCAAATTGCGTGTATTTTTCCCACAGAAGAGTACACAAATTAAGTGTGCATTCGATTGAGATATACTGATTTATCTTAAATTTCTAAAATCCAGTGGTGACTTCACGTAGATCTGGAGTTTTATTTCACTAAGTGACAGTAATTGTGTTATTTCAGCTGGCAATGAACTCTCAGCTGTGAAGTCTGACCAAAGGGCTCTACTTACAAGTATTTAATGGTCACAAAATGACCATTCTGTAATTTCAATAGGTCATTGAAACAAAAGGTCAACATCTGTACAAATTATTTATCtgcactgtatttttttttttttttcatttactctCAATGGGACGTTCTGCTATGGGCTGGGTACCCCCTTGTTtccaattattttataatacCCTTGAACAATAATCTTTAGTtcttatacatgtatacatttatttttttctttcaatacaGGTGAAGGTGGTCATGGTGAGGTCATTGACGTGAATCATGTTTCCTTGTCTTCGCCTTGGTCGCGTGGTTTGGTTGTGGGTCTTAGTGCAGGTGTGACACTTGTCTTTATATTAATCATTGGAATGTCGCTGTTGTGTCGTTATGTACTGAGACAGAGGAAGCTGAAGATGGAGTTTGAAGAGGACTTGGAAATGTTCCGTAATGGGTAAGTCTTTTTAGAATTCTTTGACCTTTTGACATGTCAAATCGTCTGGCGGTAGAAGAGTAAAATcgatcaagtctcactcccagggggtcATTGGGTTAATTTCCAATTTGTGATAGTGTTGTGCTAGTCCAAAAAAAATGATCCAAACAGAACTTCCTGTTTAGTCTTCAAATGGGCATGGTTAGATAGATGGTGACTGCAATATGCCCCTTTCAATTATTTGTAAAGTTGGGCACCATAAACCCTTTGTGGCTTCAAGTCAGAGAGAGAGAACATTGACCGTAAGAACAGTCAGCTAGCCCAGAATGTGTTTAGTTTTTATCAATAGGTTTATCAACATGTTTTCTTCACTGTTTAAATTTCAAGTTTCAGTCGGGGAATGCCCCATACACATTGTACTCGGCAATCAAGGAGATATGACATTACGTTGTACTTTGAGGTGGTTTCAAAGGTCCTGGTGTTGTGTCCGTTTTCAAAGAGTCGTTCACAgtagttaaataaaattttaagttgCCGGTTGGTTTTCGTAAAGGAAATGACTGTTGTTATCATAgtccaaaacaaattttaatcttaggtttgaaaaaATCTTATTACttcaatttaaggaaaaagGTATCCTACTTTTCTGAGTGAATTatccaatgttttttttttaaggggaatctttgtttgcGTCATTAGGATAAGGCCTATGTTTTCTAATCAATCAGccagtactgaatattgaaaatgcattgcataatgagctaccTCTGGGACTTTGAGCATATAAATTATTTACCAGATAATCTCCGACTAATGATACTTAAAAAATTCGAGATTTTACAAGAATGTAGGGGTTCAATAGACTAAGTGCTTTTGCCACCCAAAatgatggctaataactcgcTCGTTATCAAAAGGATTAGGATTTGACATTCACATCAGTATGTTGACAGCATTTTAATCAAGTCCAATATCATTTTTCAGGTCATCCAAAATTTCCAAGTGTTCAAATGCTGAAGAAGATGAAGTGGATGACCCCTTAGAGGTTTCTCAAAAAGGACTTTTTTACAGCCCACCGAAAGCTAAGTTAATGCATGCTGAAGGACGCAGCCGCAGCGATACAAGTGGGAGTGACTCTTCAATCACTGCATTGATAATTCCAGAGGAAAATAGTACTTCGGAAATGTTGGAACAGTTAGAGGGCAAGTATAGCAGCAGAAATCCAAGACACAGCTTCAGACACAAGCACAAACAACGACATGAAAGACATTATAAAGCTGGTTAGTTTTGAAAACTGCATTCACTATCCTTTGCATTGTTTCATACTGTTGAAAACATGCAAGATTTATAACAGTTTACTGATTGACATCTGATCAGAGTTCTGACATCAGACGTGTGGAGGGTGGTATTGTAGATTGAAATCCCGACGTTATTGAAGCTTGGGGTCTCATAAAAAGGGATAAGTGAAGCTTGTGGTCTCATAAGAAGGAATAAGGAAAAGCTGCTggtgtaattacatctgcaaatggatACACTTTCTTGATGTATCATGTGGACTATTAACCTTCGATTTCATGTCATAGCACTCATTTGTGAATTTGGTTTGTTAAAGATTCAAAGAGCGGTAGCCATCAGGGCTGTGGTGTCACTTCTAGGATAATGCTGTAAAGGGTATTCTTGGAATTGTCACATGCCTTGAGTGTTATAAGACACTGCAATGTATTTGTTGGTCTTTTTAGTTCTTAAAAAGGTTTTTAGTAATTGATattataattgtttttgttgatgATAAAGATTCAAAACAAAGCTGGACTCCAGAAAgaccattatcatcatcaatgCCTTCATCTTATGAAACAgaatttcttttggaaagaagAAATAGTAAGTTCAAGCTTGTATTTACCTGTTATCATTGATATTGGTACTGGACACTGGACAGTGCACACTTGCCAGCATAGTTGACTCGAAGCCCTCTTAGACCTGAGGTCCTCCCTTTGAATTAGAAGCGCTATTTTCAGCTACAGTGGAACCTCCATTATAGGGACACGCTCGGGATCAGGGCAGGTGTCCCCTGAGTAGTGGTTGGGTTGGATACTAAGTTTGATATCAACATTTTTCCAGGACCAAATTGTGTCCCCTGAATGGAGGTGTCCCAAAGGAGAGGTTCCACTGTAGTTGATGCTACTAAGGCTGCAGTGAGCTTTACAGTGTAATAACCGTGGAAACCCGTAGTGGCTTCAGAGAAACCTTTCCTTTAACCTTCACAGCTAAccttctttttgtgtttttgtttaccatttttctGTAGCTCCTGATGAAGTGAAAAACACAGAAGCCTTATTCTCTGGTCTGAATGAATTTTGGGCAGCAGAGCTGGGTGACATCCTTTTATCACGTGACCAGTTATCTGTGGGACAACCGTTGCGCAGAGGTATTTGCAGTCTTTGTTACTGCTGTACTGTTGTTTCATCATcttctggtttgaaaaattttagtgCTACATTATTAGCAGAATTGGATTTATGCGACATCTATCAATCAAAATGTCTTGCAGGAACCTTTGGTCACTTATACAAGGGTACTGTTCGTGGTCTTTTTGAAGATCATCCACGGAAAAAGCTAGAAGTCTCTGTCAAGGCCTTGCAAGGTACATTGatacaaaaaattaattgcagACTTCTTCTCTTGTTACTGCAGTATAGAAGTGCCAGCAGGCTCTGAGACCTAACGTCTTAGTTTACCAGCGAAGCTGTTGTTAGGTGGTGAATTCCAAGGGTTTTTTCCCAGGAAGGCTTGACATTATTTATTTCCAATGCGAGGTACAGATGTACAGTCGCGTCGCATTTCAGGCACGATGCGATTCACGTCCTGCGCTACGTGATTCGCGTCGCGCAAGAGTCACTGAAGAGGAAATTTTTGGCATAAATTTAGGAGTCCATGACTCGAAATGTATGTGTTGCATAGGAACAATAAATAACACAATCACGTTAACTTTGCTTTGACCGAAAAATCATGTGGAGACAAAATGGAAAATTGTTGCAAAACCTTGTTCTTCAATGATTTTGCATGGTGCAAGATGTGTTTAAACAAGGTTATTGTATTGCAGTTGGAAAAAACATTGTAAGAGAAGGTGTGTTTGAAAATTTGTGTAGTGTGACAGTCCCATCACAGTTGCAGTGTATATCATTTTGCTTTTGacgaaaagagaggaaaaattTTTACTCATGCCTGCAATTTCTGATATACAGCAAACTAACACTGTAAAAATGGCTACAAAATGACTTCTTGAAGTGCTAAATTGTATAAACCCCCTTTTAAATCTAATAGGTGAAGCAGACTTGGATGCCATTACATCTTTCATGCAAGAAACTATGATTATTAAAGACCTGAAACATCCCAATATTGTCAAACTCGTGGGTGTGTTACTTCATCGAGCAGCGCCACCTCACATTGTCACACTTTTAACTAAAAATGGTGACCTGGCACACTTCTTGAAGATTTCAAGAGCGACGTCTGCAAGACCACAGGTATGATGGACCGTTGATGTTAATTTCATCATTTCCATCTTGGCAGGATAGGAAAATGGTGGTCATTGGAACCTTTCACTTGTAGCTTTGTGACAACAAATCTTTTGTCTTCAACAGACGATCACTTCTCGGCAGCTGATTGAGTTCGGAATACAGATCTGTGATGGTATGGATTATGTTGCTCGAAAACAGATCGTCCACAGAAATCTAGCAGCAAAGAACTGCATGTAAGTCTCAGTGTCTTAATTTGATGATTAATTTCAAGGCTTTGGTAGTTTTCCTTTGGATGATCATGGTCTTGCATGGGacgtttttcagtgagtgattaatgggACATAgattttcagtgagtgattaacccattgactcctgggggatccccattgacaagtaaaatcctCTGGTGTGAGACAGTAAAATACTTAGTGTGGCCGGTTTAAGCTGGTTtagacgtcaaagggttaagctaaTGTGAACAGAAAACAATGAACCCAATCTGAAAGAACAAAACATCTAATAGCCTCTGATAATGGAACTGCAAGCTTTCTAGAGCTTTTCTCAGTCTAGCTCCTGAAAATCCTCTCATTTGCCACTGCTGTACCATCTTTTTTGTCACTGCAGGGTGTTTGTGTTGCTGTTGCACATTACTGACCCGGAAGACTGCTTAGTATGAGTGGAAGTTGTTTATTAATCAAGAATGCAGGCTGATATTGCATTCAGTACATGCACTGCAATTGTTAAATTATTATAAGTAATTTTCTGTCGAAAGTTTCTCTAAGATCGTGGTAAGGAGAAAACTGAGACTTACCCTGGGGAtgtattttttttcagtgttgaAGATGATCTTAGTATCAAGATAACAGATTTCAGTCTGGCCAAAGACGTGACCTCCACTGACCTTAATGACAAGGAAATACAGTCTCGTTTGCTTGTGAAATGGGCAGCACCAGAGAGTCTGAAAAAAGAAGGACAGTTCTCTGAGAAAAGTGATGTGGTATGTTAAATGGTTTTCTCTCTCTTTGTTGGGCTGCAGCCATGCATCAATTGGTGGAGTACAATTTCTTCCCGTCATATTGATATTTTGAGCAGGATATTTCAATATGTGTACTATTTAAACAAAATGAATCACAATGACATCGCCAAAATTGTGAAGAACACTGACGTCTTCTATCACTTACTGTACCATCAAAGATGGCAGACAATTAATGCATAGTTGATGGTGCTTTAGTACAAGGATAAATTACATTTATGGATGAGATTTACTTAATGTGGAATAAGCTGTCTGGAAGTACATGTGCATTATTTTCCTGTGCATTTTATTGTGGTCATCTTATAGAAATTATGCATCATTCATTGTTGTGTTATAGGAAACTGTATGGTTCTAGCCCTATATACCTTAACCCAAATTCCATGGAAACCTTTCTTCCTTTACATGTAGTTGGAATTTTTGGTCAGAATGCCGTGAAAAATAAAGTGAGCACCTAATGTAGTTGCCAAGGAACAACTTGACGAGAAAAAAACTAGGCTTAAATGAAACTTGAGGCCATAATCATGCTCTTTTGCTGTATGCTTAGCAATGTGGGACCCATTCATTGCCAACCATACAGTGTAGTCCACTAGCTAGGCTGACAAAACAAATGTCTTTCCAGTGATTGGCATGTTTGAATAGAGAAAATTATTGGAAGCAGGTCTATATCTTCCATAATTCATGGTATTCCTTTAAGAGGCCAATAGATAAATTGATGAATATGGATTGAAATGTAATAAATGTAATGATTACTATGAACTTTTAGTTTGGTGCCTGATATCAGTGTTgatctgttttgtttttagtgGTCATTTGGTGTTGTGTTATGGGAGCTGGTGACACTTGCAAAAGCACCATATCAGGCTATTGACAATTCAAAAATGGAGCAACATTTGAAAGCTGGACACACACTACCTCAGCCGAACAATTGTCCTTATGATCTGtaagttttattttctttctgtaATACATTTGACTGTATGGATTACAAGACCTCTACAGATGCATCAACAAATGACTTTAGGTCTTGATTGAATCCACAGAGGGGTTCTAATCActgagagaaaaaaatattagtCTTATAGTTCAAGTCTAATGTAGGACAAGAATATGAAAGTTTGCTTTTCCAgtgatgtatccagagtgcgtcattgcgttCTGGGACACACtcattttccttttggacgcatagaatatGGAGCAAAGGGTGCAAttggatgcagaaaaaaaatcaaatgtttatgcaaattagaaacaccaggaaaaacatgcgaaTGGCGTATTTCGCAAGGAAATTGAAAATTCCCATTCATTTCAAGGTAAGAACATACACAGTATGTCTGGCTAAGCACTCAAACAATGTTGACCTGTGAAATTCAGAGCTTTTTGCATACATTAATTCTAGGAAACCAAAAGCAAACCAGCCAATAAAAATATAGAGCACTATTTTCTTTATAATGTTGGGTCACATGCTAAACATCAGCCACTTTGAGCacaagataaaatgaaaaaatttcccaaaatgtgACTTGGGACATTTTTGGCCAGAGCCCTTCTTTAATTATTCACATGCGATGTAAGCAGAGACTTAGTTCTGATTGTAGTAAGTTAGATGATTTGAAGTGGATAACTATAAAGATAGGTTGTGATATTTGTAAATTCCAAGACTGCTTCCTGGCCTTGTTGGTCAATTACGATTTTTGCCCTTTGCCACATTGGCAAATTTTCTCTATGGTCAGTGTGGCATTTTTGATTCAGAGGAACTCTGGTTTTAAGCTTACTGGGAAAATCTTTCTCCACTCACCATGCTTTCAGGTTTAAGCAGCAATTTACTCCTTGCAGGCAAGAAACTAATTCTTTCTTCTTCTGTGAACTGCTATTTTGAGGGAACTTGTACACATTGTTGAGTTGGTTACAATTTCCCAAACATATACCATCTCTTACCAAGgatgctgcctaagaaaattgtccgggagcccttcgggcttccaacattaaaagttagtagcccgagtcattttatcaagagcccagaattaattaattccagctgggatcatatttacaTGT
The sequence above is a segment of the Montipora foliosa isolate CH-2021 chromosome 2, ASM3666993v2, whole genome shotgun sequence genome. Coding sequences within it:
- the LOC137992367 gene encoding tyrosine-protein kinase RYK-like isoform X1; amino-acid sequence: MCVVGLDHKSLRCRCTTWSCLVFILVFCSALNRGTAQLNLYLSEEDAKDYLKMDFQEKLYIIQAGVPATMVKNPSTLYHFMAPIQASVSKLRISWYSSPQVSHYSLRFHSSDADIMSDPVPSIRHQGIVQQSTEVFQVSFLCSGKKAGEVDMTVELNYTKVQSGIVKTEDQRTFRMVIRRECLKFKGEGGHGEVIDVNHVSLSSPWSRGLVVGLSAGVTLVFILIIGMSLLCRYVLRQRKLKMEFEEDLEMFRNGSSKISKCSNAEEDEVDDPLEVSQKGLFYSPPKAKLMHAEGRSRSDTSGSDSSITALIIPEENSTSEMLEQLEGKYSSRNPRHSFRHKHKQRHERHYKADSKQSWTPERPLSSSMPSSYETEFLLERRNTPDEVKNTEALFSGLNEFWAAELGDILLSRDQLSVGQPLRRGTFGHLYKGTVRGLFEDHPRKKLEVSVKALQGEADLDAITSFMQETMIIKDLKHPNIVKLVGVLLHRAAPPHIVTLLTKNGDLAHFLKISRATSARPQTITSRQLIEFGIQICDGMDYVARKQIVHRNLAAKNCIVEDDLSIKITDFSLAKDVTSTDLNDKEIQSRLLVKWAAPESLKKEGQFSEKSDVWSFGVVLWELVTLAKAPYQAIDNSKMEQHLKAGHTLPQPNNCPYDLYMVMKNCWEYSPAERPTFSLLGKQLEHFATRLTQNGLRFECLPESIC
- the LOC137992367 gene encoding fibroblast growth factor receptor 1-like isoform X2, translated to MSDPVPSIRHQGIVQQSTEVFQVSFLCSGKKAGEVDMTVELNYTKVQSGIVKTEDQRTFRMVIRRECLKFKGEGGHGEVIDVNHVSLSSPWSRGLVVGLSAGVTLVFILIIGMSLLCRYVLRQRKLKMEFEEDLEMFRNGSSKISKCSNAEEDEVDDPLEVSQKGLFYSPPKAKLMHAEGRSRSDTSGSDSSITALIIPEENSTSEMLEQLEGKYSSRNPRHSFRHKHKQRHERHYKADSKQSWTPERPLSSSMPSSYETEFLLERRNTPDEVKNTEALFSGLNEFWAAELGDILLSRDQLSVGQPLRRGTFGHLYKGTVRGLFEDHPRKKLEVSVKALQGEADLDAITSFMQETMIIKDLKHPNIVKLVGVLLHRAAPPHIVTLLTKNGDLAHFLKISRATSARPQTITSRQLIEFGIQICDGMDYVARKQIVHRNLAAKNCIVEDDLSIKITDFSLAKDVTSTDLNDKEIQSRLLVKWAAPESLKKEGQFSEKSDVWSFGVVLWELVTLAKAPYQAIDNSKMEQHLKAGHTLPQPNNCPYDLYMVMKNCWEYSPAERPTFSLLGKQLEHFATRLTQNGLRFECLPESIC